In one Culex quinquefasciatus strain JHB chromosome 2, VPISU_Cqui_1.0_pri_paternal, whole genome shotgun sequence genomic region, the following are encoded:
- the LOC6047575 gene encoding splicing factor 3B subunit 4 has product MAAGPIAERNQDATIYVGGLDDKVSETLLWEMFVQAGPVVNVHMPKDRVTQMHQGYGFVEFLGEEDADYAIKIMNMIKLYGKPIRVNKASAHQKNLDVGANIFIGNLDPEVDEKLLYDTFSAFGVILQTPKIMRDPETGNSKGFAFINFASFEASDAAMDAMNGQYLCNRPISVSYAFKKDSKGERHGSAAERLLAAQNPLSHADRPHQLFADAPVPPPIMPIIPSHPMMPPPLMAPPPPPTPAAVPPPPQIPSQFNPGAIPPPPLPPPIGQPPLPPSGPPMSIPAPPRMIPPPPWQQPAPPPPTPPAMPAGVGVPRPPPPTWRPPQPPLPPQMPPGAFPGQPRLPPPPPTNFSADTFNF; this is encoded by the exons ATGGCTGCCGGTCCGATCGCGGAACGTAATCAGG ATGCCACCATTTACGTGGGTGGGCTCGACGACAAGGTCTCGGAGACGCTGCTGTGGGAGATGTTTGTCCAGGCCGGTCCCGTCGTGAACGTGCACATGCCCAAGGACCGAGTCACGCAGATGCACCAGGGTTACGGGTTCGTGGAGTTCCTCGGCGAGGAGGACGCCGATTACGCGATCAAGATTATGAACATGATCAAGCTGTACGGCAAGCCGATCCGCGTTAACAAGGCCTCGGCCCATCAGAAGAATCTGGACGTGGGTGCGAACATCTTCATCGGAAATCTGGACCCGGAAGTGGACGAGAAGCTGCTGTACGACACGTTCTCGGCGTTCGGAGTGATTCTGCAGACGCCAAAGATTATGCGCGATCCGGAGACGGGCAATTCCAAGGGCTTTGCGTTCATCAACTTTGCCAGCTTCGAGGCGTCGGACGCGGCTATGGATGCCATGAACGGACAGTACCTCTGCAATCGACCGATTTCCGTTTCGTACGCGTTCAAGAAGGATTCCAAGGGAGAACGACACGGTTCCGCGGCTGAGCGTCTCCTGGCGGCCCAGAACCCGCTGTCCCACGCCGATCGACCTCATCAGCTGTTTGCGGACGCACCGGTTCCACCTCCAATCATGCCGATTATTCCTTCCCATCCAATGATGCCACCTCCTCTCATGGCTCCGCCTCCTCCTCCAACACCGGCCGCCGTTCCGCCACCCCCACAAATCCCGTCCCAGTTCAACCCGGGAGCGATTCCACCACCCCCACTCCCCCCACCAATCGGACAACCCCCGCTGCCCCCATCCGGACCACCGATGTCCATTCCGGCGCCGCCCCGCATGATTCCACCTCCGCCGTGGCAACAACCCGCCCCGCCACCACCCACGCCCCCCGCAATGCCGGCCGGTGTCGGAGTGCCGCGGCCACCCCCGCCAACGTGGCGACCTCCACAGCCTCCCCTTCCGCCCCAGATGCCACCCGGAGCGTTCCCCGGGCAGCCGAGGCTTCCGCCACCGCCGCCGACCAACTTCAGCGCGGACACGTTCAATTTTTGA
- the LOC6047576 gene encoding ATP-binding cassette sub-family F member 3, with protein sequence MAACTEVLKREFPSIDGELLTYVEDVLQSGADEFENGEEVYEAIGAILHEVSQEKSEEDIKEICDIFLDLLKPRSRGGDTGGGGGRKILGAPIHLGEMAASQDVVRDDIQSIWVVQRDDSLKVDSKKLEKAEAKRQQKLEKREQVVKDGKAAAAGAAPVLQMATASQVISKKDNKMEAKGTNRSMDIRIENFDVSFGDKMLLQNADLLLATGRRYGFVGRNGLGKTTLLKMISGKQLQIPSHITILHVEQEVVGDDTIALDSVLEVDTVRTELLAREKELNAQVNAGSNDPELSHELSEVYQQLQHIEADKAPAKASIILNGLGFTKEMQARATRTFSGGWRMRLALARALFQKPDLLLLDEPTNMLDIKAIIWLENYLQSWPTTLLVVSHDRNFLDTVPTDILYLHSQRIEVYKGNYEQFDKTRTEKHKAQRREYEAQLAHRNHVQEFIDRFRYNANRAASVQSKIKMLEKLPELKPVEKEIEVTIKFPEVEPLNPPVLQLNEVQFKYSAEKVIFTMVNLSANLDSRICIVGENGAGKTTLLKIVMGLLQPTGGIVHPHRGLRLGYFSQHHVDQLDMSVNCVELMQNAYPGKPIEEYRRQLGSFGVSGELAMQVVASLSGGQKSRVALAKMCMGRPNFLVLDEPTNHLDIETIEALGKAINKYNGGVILVSHDERLIRMICKELWVCGGGTVRTVEGGFDEYRKIVERELEAAAA encoded by the exons ATGGCCGCCTGTACGGAAGTGCTGAAGCGCGAGTTTCCCTCGATCGACGGCGAGCTGCTGACGTACGTGGAGG ATGTGCTGCAGAGCGGTGCGGATGAGTTCGAGAATGGGGAGGAAGTTTACGAGGCCATCGGCGCGATTCTGCACGAAGTGTCCCAGGAGAAGAGCGAGGAGGACATTAAAGAGATCTGTGATATTTTCCTGGATTTGTTGAAGCCACGGAGTAGGGGAGGGGATACGGGGGGTGGGGGTGGTCGAAAGATTTTGGGGGCGCCGATTCATTTGGGCGAGATGGCCGCGTCGCAGGACGTCGTGCGGGATGATATTCAGAGTATTTGGGTGGTGCAGAGGGACGACAGCTTGAAGGTGGACTCGAAGAAGCTGGAGAAGGCCGAAGCGAAGAGGCAGCAAAAGTTGGAGAAGCGCGAACAAGTGGTCAAGGATGGGAAGGCGGCTGCGGCGGGAGCGGCACCGGTTCTGCAGATGGCCACGGCCTCGCAGGTGATTAGTAAAAAGGACAACAAGATGGAGGCGAAGGGCACGAACCGATCGATGGACATCCGGATCGAGAACTTTGACGTGTCGTTTGGGGACAAAATGCTGCTGCAGAATGCGGACTTGCTGCTGGCCACCGGTCGCCGGTACGGGTTCGTTGGACGGAACGGTCTCGGCAAGACTACGCTGCTGAAGATGATTTCCGGCAAGCAGTTGCAAATTCCGAGTCACATCACGATTCTGCACGTCGAGCAGGAAGTCGTTGGTGACGACACGATCGCCTTGGACAGCGTCCTGGAGGTTGACACCGTACGGACGGAGCTGCTCGCTCGGGAGAAGGAGCTCAACGCCCAAGTAAACGCCGGCTCGAACGACCCCGAGCTCAGTCACGAACTGTCCGAAGTCTACCAACAGCTGCAGCACATCGAAGCGGACAAAGCCCCCGCCAAGGCGTCCATCATCCTGAACGGTCTCGGTTTCACCAAGGAAATGCAAGCTCGTGCCACCCGGACCTTCTCCGGCGGTTGGCGAATGCGTCTCGCGCTAGCCCGTGCCCTCTTCCAAAAGCCCGACCTCCTTCTACTCGACGAACCTACCAACATGTTGGACATCAAGGCCATCATCTGGCTCGAGAACTACCTTCAGTCCTGGCCGACGACCCTCCTCGTCGTGAGCCACGACCGCAACTTCCTCGACACGGTCCCAACCGACATCCTCTATCTGCACTCGCAGCGCATCGAAGTCTACAAAGGAAACTACGAACAGTTCGACAAAACCCGAACCGAAAAGCACAAAGCCCAACGGCGCGAGTACGAAGCCCAGCTCGCCCATCGAAACCACGTGCAAGAGTTCATCGATCGCTTCCGCTACAACGCCAATCGCGCCGCCAGCGTCCAATCCAAGATCAAAATGCTGGAAAAACTCCCCGAACTAAAACCCGTCGAGAAGGAGATCGAAGTCACGATCAAATTCCCCGAGGTGGAACCCCTCAACCCCCCGGTCCTCCAACTCAACGAAGTCCAGTTCAAGTACTCCGCCGAAAAGGTCATCTTCACCATGGTCAACCTGAGCGCCAACCTGGACTCGCGCATCTGCATCGTCGGCGAGAACGGTGCCGGTAAAACGACCCTCCTCAAAATAGTGATGGGCCTGCTCCAGCCAACCGGTGGCATCGTCCACCCGCACCGCGGACTCCGTCTCGGCTATTTCTCGCAGCACCACGTCGACCAGCTGGACATGTCCGTCAACTGCGTGGAGCTGATGCAAAACGCCTACCCCGGGAAGCCAATCGAAGAGTACCGGAGGCAGCTGGGAAGTTTTGGTGTTTCGGGGGAGCTGGCGATGCAGGTGGTGGCGTCACTGTCCGGAGGACAGAAGTCGCGCGTTGCGCTGGCCAAAATGTGCATGGGCAGGCCGAACTTCCTGGTGCTGGACGAACCGACGAATCACTTGGACATTGAGACGATAGAGGCGCTCGGGAAGGCGATCAACAAGTACAAT GGCGGCGTCATCCTGGTCTCCCACGACGAGCGCCTCATCCGGATGATCTGCAAGGAGCTGTGGGTGTGCGGCGGCGGCACCGTCCGCACCGTCGAGGGCGGCTTCGACGAGTACCGGAAGATTGTGGAGCGCGAGCTGGAGGCCGCGGCGGCGTGA